A single Lolium perenne isolate Kyuss_39 chromosome 6, Kyuss_2.0, whole genome shotgun sequence DNA region contains:
- the LOC127306865 gene encoding ubiquitin carboxyl-terminal hydrolase 3, producing the protein MGKRWIPLEANPDVMNQFMWGLGVTEGEVQFCDVYGLDDDLLAMVPQPVLAVIFLYPLTSQDDKVEEYDASTTSTAGGKDLSKSVYFTKQTVGNACGTVGVIHAIGNAASNINLVEGSYFDRFYKQTADMDPVQRAAFLEEDDEMEGAHSIAASAGDTDANVDVNEHFVCFSCVDGELYELDGRKSKPISHGPSSPDTLLQDAAKVIKARIAQNPDSMNFNVMALSKQ; encoded by the exons ATGGGGAAGCGATGGATCCCGCTCGAGGCCAACCCCGACGTCATGAACCAG TTCATGTGGGGGCTGGGAGTCACCGAGGGGGAGGTGCAGTTCTGCGACGTCTACGGCCTCGACGACGACCTGCTCGCCATGGTGCCCCAGCCCGTGCTCGCCGTCATCTTCCTCTACCCGCTCACCTCCCAG GATGACAAGGTGGAGGAATACGACGCTTCTACCACCTCCACGGCAGGGGGCAAG GATTTAAGCAAGAGTGTGTACTTCACAAAACAGACTGTTGGCAACGCTTGTGGAACAGTTGGCGTTATTCATGCAATAGGGAATGCTGCATCCAATATCAATCTGG TTGAGGGATCTTATTTTGATAGGTTTTATAAACAAACAGCTGATATGGATCCAGTCCAG CGTGCCGCCTTTCTAGAGGAGGATGATGAGATGGAGGGTGCTCATTCAATTGCTGCTTCTGCTGGTGACACTGAT gcaaatgttgatgtgaatgaaCATTTTGTATGTTTCTCTTGTGTTGATG GTGAACTTTATGAGCTTGATGGACGAAAATCGAAACCAATATCTCATGGCCCTTCATCACCTGATACATTGCTGCAG GATGCTGCTAAAGTCATCAAAGCCAGAATTGCGCAGAACCCTGACTCAATGAACTTCAATGTCATGGCCCTTTCAAAACAGTGA